In Pedosphaera parvula Ellin514, the sequence GCAACGCCTCGGGATTAACTCCCAAGACCCTCGGCTTTTGTGCGCGATTCAGATTGAGACAACTGGCGTCATCGCCGTTCCGCACGCGAAATGAAACTACCTCCACTCCTTGAAGATCGCTTGAGTTCAGTCCATAGAAATCGCGGCCAGCCTGGCTGTTCAAATCATAAGTGATGGGCAGGGTGGAATCGCCAATCAAAGCAAACCCGCCCGTACCGGAAGACCGCTTGCTGGCATCCTGATTTGCATCCAGCCGGAACGCGCTGATCGACGCGATCAGAAACGCTCCGCAGGCCAGCAACCCGATCGTAGCCAGGCTTCGTTTCCGTCGCCGCGTGCTGCTGCGCAACGCCAGTCCGTTCATGCTGAGTTGCGAGCCGTAGGATTTGCTCCCTAACGCTCCCAGCCAGGCCGCACAGAAGCCCAGTCCAGCAATGAGCAACAACGCTCCAGCACTAAAAAACGTTTCAGCCGATGAAGTGTCATGTTTGGCGATGGCGTAGCCGACCGAGCTGAGAGCCAGGAGTGCGGCAATCCCTCCGACCCATATTCCCCGACTGCGCTTGCCGGTCCCAGAGCTTGCCTTGAGCATGCGTTCCTCTGCGCCTTCAGAAAGGAGTTCGCGCGCCGGTCGACGCCCTTGCTTGCGCAGCGAAAACCAGATCGTCAAACTTGCGACAATCGTGCTGGCAAAAATTCCAGTAACCAGACTCTCCGCGCTGATGTGAAACTGCAACGTTGAGTTTCCGACGGCACTGCGCCACACAGTGGTCAATCCATAAAGCATCCCTTTGGCATAAAGAATTCCCCCTACCGCGCCGACGACCCCACCGATAAATGCCAGCATCACTCCTTCTCCGAGTAACAGCCTTCTCACCTGCGCCGGACGAAACCCAACCGCCAGCAACGTGCCAACTTCCGTCGCCCGTTGTTCCAAACCAAACTGGAACAGCAGCGCCATCAACAAAAGCGCCGCTACAATTACGAAAAAGCTCAGGCCAATGAATAATCCCCCGATATCCATCGATTGTGAACTGGCAGCCAACGCCTGTTCGCGCACCGGCTGAATCGCCAGTCCCACCTTGTCGGGATCCAGATTATCAAGGATCTTTTTGCTCAGGCTTTGAACTGATTCACCAGCCTGGGGAGACCGAACCGCGGTGAAATCACCGAATCGATTCGCCCACATCTTCTGACCTGCCGCCAAGGTCACGAACGCCTTTGGCGTGCCGCGATAATCTTTCCAATATTTCTCATCCTTGTCGCGAATTCTATTGAGCTGGATTGGAAATCCCGCGTCCCAATCCTTTTCACTCTCTGCCTTGGCCAGGCCCGGAAAATCAGGCATCAAATTACGATCTGCCGCCGCGCCTGCGAGCGGCACGACACTTTTCACGGTGAAAATATTCGTGCGTTCTTCCAGGGCGCGACCGTTTCCAACGACGAAATATTTCAGCGTCAGTTTGTCTCCCGGTTTTGCCTGCAAATCATCGGCGAGCCATTGGTTGATGATGATTTCGTCCTCCTTCATTTCAGCAGGGACAATCGGCGAACCCATCGCCGTCACCATTGAATAAGGCGTGGCATGATCGCCCACACGCAGTTCATTGACGAAATAGGTGATGAGCGGCCTGGCATTCGCGTCCGCTTTGCGCGCCGCTTCAACTGCTGCGGGATCGAGAAAAACACGGTCAGTGTGCAGTTCCAGCACACCGGTCGCCGGAACAGGCCGCAAGTCCAGTTCGGCATCCGCCAATTGCCAGTGCGTGCGCAGAGCGTCTTGCACTCTAATCGCCGAAGGCGTTGGTTCTTTTTGAATATCCGAAACCAACAGCAGATTGGCCCGTCCTTTCTGATCAATTCTCTCCTCCAGCATGTTGCGATTGACGAACGCATTGAACGGTGCGACTTGATTCGCCTGCAAACTGAACCTTCCAAACTGCTGGTCGGTCACGACGTCTGCCACTTTCAACCGCAACGCCACCGAGAAATCCTCCTGCGGCGTAATGGGCGCATCGCGCGAGAGCAGGCTCGGCTTTTGAATGCGCAACAAAACTGTGTCGCCAACCTTGGCTTTGAGTTGGGATGCCAGTGGTTGATTCAGCACCACTGCGTCCTTTGGAATTTCCGCAATGCCAGGCGATTGATTCGCCAGGTCCCAAAATCCTGCATCGACCCCGAGTATCTGCACCTGATTGGCGCGGGCAGAAGCATCTTGAGAGGAAACCGTCCCCGGCAATTGCAACACTGCCGCTGACCGGCTTTTTTCGCTGGGATGAATTTGATTCGCCAACTCCGCCCGAAAGAATCTGTCTCCGGCTGCGATCGCATGATCCACCCGGCCCAATCGCAACAGACCCAATTCGTGCAAGCTCTCCTTCACCGAGTCACCGACCACCAACGCTCCCACCAAAGCCGCGCTGCCCACCGCCGCACCGATGATGACCCCCAGATGCGCGCGGGCGTGAAAACGCAGGCTCCGAAAAATAAGTTTCCAGAAGGTCATGTTGCCTGAGTCAGCCGGCCATCATTCAATTCCAAAACCCGGCCCATTTTGTGAGCCAGATCCAGCGCATGAGTGACCACGATCAACGTGACCCCCTCTTCGCGATTCAGTTCCAGCAGCAGCGTCGCCAATTCCTGCGCGGAAGCACGGTCCAAAGAGCCGGTAGGCTCATCTGCCAAAAGAAGCTGCGGCTGATTGATCAGTGCCCGCACCACCGCAGTGCGCTGGCGCTCGCCTCCCGAAAGCTGCCCCGGACGATGATGCGTCCGGTCTCCAAGTCCAACTCTCTTCAAAAGTCTCTGCGCACGCTCCGGAGCTTTTTCCCGCGAATCGCTTTTGCCACCTGGCAATGTTGGCACGAGCACATTTTCCAAAACGGTGCATTGCGGCAGGAGATAATGTGCCTGGAAGATAAAACCGATCCGGTTATTCCTCACCGATGCCAGTTGCACGTCATTCAACTGGCTCAAATCCTCTCCCGCAAGCGCCACCAGTCCGCTCGCCGGTCGATCCAATGTTCCGATGACATTCAGCAACGTGCTTTTCCCCGAACCCGAAGGGCCGATGATCGCGAGCGATTCACCTCCCTTGACCTCCAACGAGACTCCTTTCAAGACTTCAACCGGGCCTGCACCCGAGTCATAGCGCAAAGTCACATCCGATAATTTTAAAAGTGTTTCCGGTGCTGCCATGTTCAAATCCGTATTCTTTATTTTGACGTTTGGCTCAAAATTAACTTCACCATCACTTCTCTGAAGTTCCACGTGGAGCAAATGAGCTCACTCATCCAGCAGAAATTCTTTGGCTGGCTACCCACGCCGCATCGCTCTGGCCAATGCCGCCACCCGCTTCGCATCCACCGGATTCGCCAGCTTGCCGCCCCTCTTCAATGACGAGCCGACGATAAATCCATCAGCCAGTTGAAGAAAATCCCCAGCGTTCTCCAGCGTCACACCGCTCCCGAGCAGAATTTTCGCTTCCGGACACGCCGCCCGCACGCGCCGCAGATCATCCAAGTTCACCGCCACGCCTGTGCCGGTGCCGGAAACGATCAACGCATCTGCCAACCCGCGTTCAATGGTATCCTTCGCAGAGTCTTCAATCGTCCAACTGCCCAATGGCACCGCATGCTTCACATGCACA encodes:
- a CDS encoding ABC transporter ATP-binding protein, which codes for MAAPETLLKLSDVTLRYDSGAGPVEVLKGVSLEVKGGESLAIIGPSGSGKSTLLNVIGTLDRPASGLVALAGEDLSQLNDVQLASVRNNRIGFIFQAHYLLPQCTVLENVLVPTLPGGKSDSREKAPERAQRLLKRVGLGDRTHHRPGQLSGGERQRTAVVRALINQPQLLLADEPTGSLDRASAQELATLLLELNREEGVTLIVVTHALDLAHKMGRVLELNDGRLTQAT
- a CDS encoding ABC transporter permease codes for the protein MTFWKLIFRSLRFHARAHLGVIIGAAVGSAALVGALVVGDSVKESLHELGLLRLGRVDHAIAAGDRFFRAELANQIHPSEKSRSAAVLQLPGTVSSQDASARANQVQILGVDAGFWDLANQSPGIAEIPKDAVVLNQPLASQLKAKVGDTVLLRIQKPSLLSRDAPITPQEDFSVALRLKVADVVTDQQFGRFSLQANQVAPFNAFVNRNMLEERIDQKGRANLLLVSDIQKEPTPSAIRVQDALRTHWQLADAELDLRPVPATGVLELHTDRVFLDPAAVEAARKADANARPLITYFVNELRVGDHATPYSMVTAMGSPIVPAEMKEDEIIINQWLADDLQAKPGDKLTLKYFVVGNGRALEERTNIFTVKSVVPLAGAAADRNLMPDFPGLAKAESEKDWDAGFPIQLNRIRDKDEKYWKDYRGTPKAFVTLAAGQKMWANRFGDFTAVRSPQAGESVQSLSKKILDNLDPDKVGLAIQPVREQALAASSQSMDIGGLFIGLSFFVIVAALLLMALLFQFGLEQRATEVGTLLAVGFRPAQVRRLLLGEGVMLAFIGGVVGAVGGILYAKGMLYGLTTVWRSAVGNSTLQFHISAESLVTGIFASTIVASLTIWFSLRKQGRRPARELLSEGAEERMLKASSGTGKRSRGIWVGGIAALLALSSVGYAIAKHDTSSAETFFSAGALLLIAGLGFCAAWLGALGSKSYGSQLSMNGLALRSSTRRRKRSLATIGLLACGAFLIASISAFRLDANQDASKRSSGTGGFALIGDSTLPITYDLNSQAGRDFYGLNSSDLQGVEVVSFRVRNGDDASCLNLNRAQKPRVLGVNPEALQKRQAFTFAKVLKGLSEEKPWMVLKSSSSPALLKEDEVAAVGDENSIVYALQKKVGDTLDYTDERGVTFKLRLVGSLANSVLQGNLIIDEAEFVKRFPSESGYRMFLIDASSNSVQRVSASLGRALQDAGLELTPATQRLNEFNAVQNTYLSTFQILGGLGLLLGSAGLGVVVLRNVQERRGELGLLMAVGFRRVVLQRLVLKEHAALLILGLAVGIIAAAIGVMPALLSPGSQIPYKSLALMLAAVTLNGLVWTWLATRFALRGRLLDALRNE